GCGGGCAACCGTCAGAAAGCCCGTGTCCTGGCCGAGGCGCTGACCCGAATCAACAGTGAGCGCACGCGCCGCAAAGCAGAGGAGCTTCGCGCCAACGCCCACCGTGCATTCGCCTTGCGGCAGGGTTCGGAGGCATCAGCGCGGCCCGATGCCGGCAGGACGCCTCGGAAGGGCATGCACAAGAACGCGAGCAGCCGTCGCGATCGGATCGTCAGGCCAATGGACGTCGGTCGCGTCTCGCAGGCGGGCAAGCGCGCGCAGGCGGTGCGGGACAGCGCTTAGAACGTTGCGCGGCTTCCGACGCGCACCCGTCGGTGCTCAAGGTTCTTGGGGCGCCTGTTCCTCTCACGTCATCACCGGCCCCGTGTCGACGATCCCGATCCGACGTGCGCGGTGCTTCACGCAATCGAGATGGCCGGGACCGGTCCTCGGATCACGTCCGGGAACGGCCATATGATCTGGGCCGTCAGGGAACTGAATCCCGCATAGAGGGTGGCAGCCAAGTAAGGGACGAGGGTGCTCGCCGTGAACACGCTCAGGAGCTGGCGCTTCATGATGGCTGAGGCTCGACGGTTTGACGGGGCCGTATGGCGATGCGCCAATAAATCCAGCCGCAGATGGCGCCGGAGAGAGCGCTTGACATCAGGAACGGGATTGGCGGGCTGTCATCGGTAGAAAGGGCCGCCGTGAAGCCGAGGCCGAGGATGATCCCGCCCAATACTGGTCCGCACCAGGTCGGCCGCTTGGCGGTATTCACCGCCATTGCGCAGAGGCTTGCGAGGACCAGCAGGGGGATTCCAAACACCACAACGCCGAAGGTGCCCATGGAAATGACCTTGAGCAGATCGAGAGGCTCCTTCATCCCAACCTGATCGCCCGAGACGAGGCCGAATAGGCTCCACAGGAACAAGACGAGATAGGGAGCGGCGATGGTGGCGGCCAGAACGCCGAGAATGTGTCGGCGCGTGGTTATGCTCGCTTTGCCGCTTCAGCCAGGATCTTTCGTGCCATCAGCTAGTAGAGCCAGGCGCAGACGAGGCTGATGGCCATGATCTCGTAGAAGAACGGCCGGAGCAGGAGACGGACGGTGAAGCCCCAGTGCAACAGGACGAACCCGAGTCCGATAGCCGCTCCTCCTGCCTGACAGATCCAGGGAGAGCGCCAGCGACAACAGAATCCGATGAGCGCAAAGAGAAGCGAAGCGGGAAGCGCCGTCGAGAAGACCGCGTTGAAGCTGAGTAGCAGGACCGCGAAGGATACCCCTAGATGTGATCCTAAAGTCCTGGGAAGGTTCGGGTCGGTCAGCGCCATGGCAGTGCCGACCACGAGGACGAACAGGCATGGAGCCGCCGCGTTTGCCGCGACCGCGGCGATCAGGACCCGAAGCATCATAGTCCCTCCGAAGAACGTTTCGGAGAGTCTTATACGTTATAATGAATCGGAAAAGGAACTGCCCGTTGTGGCAGACAGGTCTCGCCTACTCCCCGTTCCCCACAGCGTAGACGCCTTCGGCCCCGATGCCCTGCTCGGCCATCATGCGGGCGCGGGCGCGGAGTTTCTCCGTCTCGCTCTTGAGCTGACCGCAGGCGGCCAGGATATCGCGGCCGCGCGGGGTGCGGACCGGGGAGGCGTAGCCCGCCCGGTAGACGATCTCGGAGAAGCGCTCGATCCGCTCCCAGTCCGAGCACTCGTATTTCGAGCCGGGCCAGGGATTGAACGGGATCAGGTTGATCTTCGCCGGAATGCCCTTGAGGAGGCGCACCAGCTCGCGCGCATCGGCGTCCGAATCGTTCACGCCTTTCAGCATCACGTATTCGAAGGTGATGCGGCGCGCGTTCGAGAGCCCCGGATAGGCGCGGCAGGCATCGAGGAGCTGCTTGATGTCGTATTTGCGGTTGATCGGCACCAGCACGTCGCGCAGGTCGTCGCGAACCGCGTGGAGCGAGATCGCCAGCATGGTGTTGGCGTCCGAGCCCAAGCGCTCCATCTGCGGCACGACCCCGGAGGTGGAGACCGTGATGCGGCGGCGCGAGAGGCCCAGCCCCTCGTTGTCCGACAGCACGCCGATGGCGTCGACCACGTTGTCGATGTTGTAGAGCGGCTCGCCCATGCCCATGAACACGATGTTGGACACGAAGCGTCCGCCGTCGGTCGGCACGAAGGCGCCTTCCGGCGGCGTGGCATGGGGCCAGTCGCCGATGGAATCGCGCGCCACGATGAGCTGGGCCACGATTTCCGCTGAGGTGAGATTGCGCACGAGGCGCTGGGTGCCGGTGTGGCAGAAGGAGCAGGTCAGGGTGCAGCCGACCTGGCTCGACACGCAGAGCGTGCCCCGGTCGACTTCCGGAATGTAGACGCACTCGATCTCCGCGCCCTTGTCGAGCGGGCCCGTGGAGGCCATGCGGATCAGCCACTTGCGGGTGCCGTCCTTCGAGACCTGCTCGGACACGACCTGCGGGCGGGCCAGCGTATAGGCCTGGCTGAGCCTGGCGCGCAGCTCCTTGCCCACGTTGCTCATCTCGGAGAAGTCTTTGGCCCCGCGGAAATAGATCCAGTTCCAGATCTGGGCGACGCGCATCTTGAGCTCGCGCTCGGGCACGCCGATCGCCGCCAGGGAATCCTTCAATTGATCGCGGGTGAGACCGACAAGCGACGCGCCGCCGGGGGCGGCTCCCGCCACCACGTTCATCTCGGCCGTCTTTTCGATGGACAAAGCGGTCTGCCCCGCCGCGCGCGCGGCATCGCTCACGGCCAGGGGGGCCGCATTGGGGTTACGCTTGGCGATGTCGAGCGCCGTCGCCATGGGAAATCTCAAGCCTCGTTGTTGGGAGTGGCTGCGTCGTATAACACGATTGCGCCGAAACCGTGAGCTTCGCACAAGCAAAATTCCGGGCGCGAGGCCCGGAAAATGCTCATTCCCAGCACAATTTGCAAGGGCAGGGGACCTTGAAGGAGCTCTGGCAGAGGCTCCGGCAGGAGTTTTGCAGGCGCTTTAGACGCCGCATTCCCTGCGGGCTTGTTCCAGAGCCTTGGTGAAGCCGCTCAAGGAATAGCGGTCCGTCAGGCTGGACCCTCGGGTGGATTGGCTCTTCACCATGAGGCTCGACCCCTTCGCCATGGTGGCGATGGCCTGTCCCTCCTCGGCGGGATTCTTCAGCCAGGCGTTGGCGGCCTTGGTCACCAATTCGTAGGAGGCGTTGCCGATGGCGGCCGAGGCTGGGCCGTTCTCCTTCGCCGTGAAGCCCAGCACGAGGGCCACCTCGTTCTTCACGTTCTCGGCCGGGCGGAAGGACACGAAGAGATAGGCCGGATCCCGGCTCAGGTTCTTCGGAAGTCGTTCCTGGGGCTGGCTGAGGGCATAGCAGATCTTCGAGCGGCCGGTCTGGGCCGTGTAGACGCCCCAGTCGCCGTAGGTGTTCACGAGCGAGGCGCCGCCCGGGCCGGTGGCCGCCTGAGCGGGCTTGGCGGCAGCCGCCGCGGCTCCGGCGGCGGCCGCAGCGGCCGGCTTCGCCGCCGATGTCGCCTTGCCGGTCGCGGGCTTCGCCTTCGAGGGAGCCGTCGCGGGCTTGGCGGTCGGAGCAGACTTCTGTCCGGTCGCGCGCTGGGGCTGAGCCAGGGCGGCGGACCCGGTTCCCATGGCGAGGACGGCGGAAAGGACGCCCGCGGCAAGGGCGCGCTGGAAAGATGCTGTATTCATGAGGGCGGACAATACGCGCGGATGGTTAAGAACTCTTCACCATCCCGTAGCCTCAACGCCCGAGCCTTGGCGATGCGTCGAAACGTGGCAGCATCGCCGCCGGCAAAATAAAAGGGCCGCATCCGCGGCCCGTCGAGTTGTCTACTCATAAAGGTGTTCATTGTTCAAATGGAGGAGGATCAAATGACTTCTGATGAACGAGAATCAATTTAGCGATAATATATAATATTGCAACAGGTTCATATTCTTTGTTCTGACCATAATCCTATCGATTCTCCTGGATTAACGATCGCCCTCGGCGACTTCCCCTAGGGATTCCCGGGCTTTGGCCCGGTGCTCTTCCGTAATGGAACTCGCCACCTGCGTGATCGCGGCCGCCAGAACGGCCGCGTCGTCGGCAAAGCCGATCAGGGGAAGGAAGTCGCTCACCGCGTCCAGGGGCATGACGAAATAGGCGATCGCGCCGAGCAGGATCAGTTTCACGCGGCTCGGCGTCTTCGGATCGACGGCGCAATAGAAGGCCGCCACGAGATCCTCCGTGAAGGGGATCTTTCCGGCCACGCGCCTGAGCTTGTTCCAGAACCGCCGCTTCAACCCCTCCTCGTCGCGGGTGGCCGCGCGCATGGCGTCCATCTCGGCCTTGGTGAAAGGTTTCACGATCGTTTCGCTCATGCGGGTTCAGCTCCTCGTCGATCTCAGGTATCCGCCTTCGCCAGGATGACATAGAACCATCCTTTCACGAGGAGAGAACCCATGAAGCTCGACAAAATGATGGCAGCCATCGTCACGGGAGGCGCTTCGGGCCTCGGAGAGGCGACCGCGCGGATGCTCGCCGGACAGGGCGTCAAGGTCGCGGTCTTCGACATGAATGCCGAACGCGGCGAAGCAGTCGCCCGCGACATGGGCGCCCTGTTCTGTCAGGTGGACGTGACCGACGAGGCGTCCATCGATGCGGGCCTGGTCAAGGCGCGGGAGGCGCATGGGGTCGAGCGCGTCCTCGTCAATTGCGCCGGGATCGCCCCGGGCCGCCGCACCGTCACGAAGAAGCGCGAGACGGGGGAGCTCATCCCGCACGATCTCGCGAGCTTCCGCAGGACCGTGGAGATCAACCTCATCGGCACCTATGCGATGATTTCCAAATGCGCGGCCGCCATGGCGGCCCTCGAGCCCGTCACGCCGGACGGTGGACGCGGTGTCATCGTCAATACCTCGTCGGTCGCGGCGCAGGACGGCCAGATCGGGCAATCCGCCTATTCCGCCTCCAAGGGCGGCGTCCTGGCCATGACCCTGCCGGTGGCGCGCGACCTGTCGGGCTTCGGAATCCGCGTGATGACGGTCATGCCGGGCCTCTTCCACACGCCGCTCTTCGAGGGCATCGCGGAGGATTACCGCAAGGCGCTGGAGGCCAATGTGCCGTTTCCCTCGCGCCTGGGGCGGCCCGAGGAATATGCCCAACTCGTCCGGAGCATCCTCGAGAACGACATGCTCAACGGCGAAGCGATCCGTCTCGATGGCGCCCTGCGCATGCAGCCGAAATAACGGCCGTCAGGCCAGTTCCAGGAAGCGCGCCGTATCGGGATCGACCGGGATCCCGGTCCGGCTCCGCTCCGCGAGGGTCCGCCACTCCCGGTCGCCCGGCGCGAGAACCGGTTCGCCGGTCTTCGCCGGCGAGGCGCGCAGCCCTGCGAGATACTGCGCCATGAGTCCATCGTAGGCCTCGCGGCCGACGAATCGCGCCGGGTCGATGGCGAGGCAGAAATGGCCGATATCATGAGGCCTCACGTTCCCGTCGCCCATCGGCGTGACGAGGTGGTCCGGCGTCGCTCCGGTCAGGACGGCCGAGAGAATCGTCACGAGACCCGCGAGGCCCGCTCCCTTGAACCCGAAGTCCAGTCCTCCGAGCGGCGTCAGGATCTCGGCCCGGTGGGGATCGCGCGTCGGCTCGCCGTCGATGTCCGCCGTCACGTCGGCGGGCAGCTCCCGCTGCAGCGAGCGGTAGAGCAGAACCCGGTTATAGGGGATGGCCGAACTCGCCATGTCGAGGAGCCAGGGCCTCGAATCGCGCACGGGCGCCGCCGCCGCAACCGGGTTCGTGCCGTGAAACCGCGTCTTGCCGCCGTAAAGGGCCACGAGCGAATCGGCATTCGTGGTCGAGATCGCGATGAACCCGGCCTCGGCTCCGCCCAGGGCATAGGCCCCCGCCGCGCCGTAATGGGTCGAGTGGGCGATCCCGACGGCGCCGACCCCGCTCTCCCGCGCGATCCTGCAGGCCTCCTCCATCCCGCGATAGGCCGCCGCATGGCCGAGGCCGTGATCGGCGTCGAGCATGGCGCTCGCGGCGGCGGTGCGATGGAGCTTGAACGCGGGAGCGCCGTTGATCTGTCCGCTTCGCAGGCACTCGGCATAGAAGGATGCGAGCCGGACGCCGTGGCTGTCGATGCCGAGGCGCGAGGCATGCATCATCGCGCGCGTGGCGGCGGCTGCGGACGCCTCGTCCGCGCCTGCCTCCCGCAAGGCCAGGTCGACGCGTTCCTGCAGGAGCTCGGCCGGAAATCTCGGGCTCTCGACCGGCCCGCTCGAAGCGTCAGACAAAGTTCCATCCTCCCAAGATGTCGCCCAAGGTTTCGCCCAGGATTTCGTCATCCCGATAACGGCGATTGCTGTGTCAGGCCGGAGGCCGCGTGGCAAGCCTGACCGGTTCTGCGCCATGGCTTCCGCGGACCGCCCGGCGAGGATCAGGACGTCACGTCGCCTCGGTTCTCGGGATAGCCAATCAGATCCGGCGTGCAGAGCCAGGATTCCCGACGTTTCGTCCAGGCCTCGTAGGTCGGCCTGAACAGATCCGTCCGGTCGAAGGCGCCGAGCATGATCTCGATTTCGCCGCCGCCATCCGAATAGACGACGAGCGAACCGCATTGGGGGCAGAAACGACGCTGGCCTCCAGGCATGGCCTCCCAGCTTCGGCTCTCACCCGAGATCGTCACCCTGTCGGCGGGAAAGATCGCGAAGGCATTGAAGACGCTGCCGGTCGTCTTGCGGCAGGTCATGCAATGGCACAGGCCCACGCGCTTCGGCGCGCCATGCGCCCGAAAGGTGAGCTGGCCGCAGGCGCAACCGCCCGTGAAGGTCTCCGAATCCTGCATGGTTCACGCCTTCGCCAGACCGGCCGCCAGCTGATCCATGCGTTGCGCGAGCTCGATGTCGCGGCGCGTGAGACCCTTGGCGTCGTGGGTGGAAAGGGTCACGTCGACCCTGTTGTAGACGTTGAACCATTCCGGGTGGTGGTTCATGGGCTCGGCCACCAGGGCCACGCGGGTCATCCAGCCGAAGGCCGCGTTGAAATCGTCGAATACGAAGCGCTTGCGAATGGCATCCCGGCCTTCCACGAGCGTCCAGCCGTCGAGGCCGGAGAGAAGGTCATGGCGTTCGGAATCGGTCAGGCGGGGCATGGGGCGTCATCTCCGGGAAACGCTCCCGTTCGCGCATCGTGCGGCCCTTCGGATCCGCTCGAACGATGCGCTCCTCTCGGAGGGAGCATCGGATTCAATCCCAAAAGGGCACATCCACCTTTGGGTCCGATGCTCTAGTGATGAAGCGCGCGGGCGATGTTTCAAGCCCCGGACGTCCAGTCCCCGGGTGTCAAGCCACGGATGTCTTGGAAGGAACGGCGGCTTCCTCGATGGTGCGCCAGTCCTCGTGGAGGGAGAATGTTTCGCG
This window of the Microvirga sp. TS319 genome carries:
- a CDS encoding SDR family NAD(P)-dependent oxidoreductase → MKLDKMMAAIVTGGASGLGEATARMLAGQGVKVAVFDMNAERGEAVARDMGALFCQVDVTDEASIDAGLVKAREAHGVERVLVNCAGIAPGRRTVTKKRETGELIPHDLASFRRTVEINLIGTYAMISKCAAAMAALEPVTPDGGRGVIVNTSSVAAQDGQIGQSAYSASKGGVLAMTLPVARDLSGFGIRVMTVMPGLFHTPLFEGIAEDYRKALEANVPFPSRLGRPEEYAQLVRSILENDMLNGEAIRLDGALRMQPK
- a CDS encoding Ldh family oxidoreductase; amino-acid sequence: MSDASSGPVESPRFPAELLQERVDLALREAGADEASAAAATRAMMHASRLGIDSHGVRLASFYAECLRSGQINGAPAFKLHRTAAASAMLDADHGLGHAAAYRGMEEACRIARESGVGAVGIAHSTHYGAAGAYALGGAEAGFIAISTTNADSLVALYGGKTRFHGTNPVAAAAPVRDSRPWLLDMASSAIPYNRVLLYRSLQRELPADVTADIDGEPTRDPHRAEILTPLGGLDFGFKGAGLAGLVTILSAVLTGATPDHLVTPMGDGNVRPHDIGHFCLAIDPARFVGREAYDGLMAQYLAGLRASPAKTGEPVLAPGDREWRTLAERSRTGIPVDPDTARFLELA
- a CDS encoding YkvA family protein is translated as MSETIVKPFTKAEMDAMRAATRDEEGLKRRFWNKLRRVAGKIPFTEDLVAAFYCAVDPKTPSRVKLILLGAIAYFVMPLDAVSDFLPLIGFADDAAVLAAAITQVASSITEEHRAKARESLGEVAEGDR
- a CDS encoding 4a-hydroxytetrahydrobiopterin dehydratase, whose product is MPRLTDSERHDLLSGLDGWTLVEGRDAIRKRFVFDDFNAAFGWMTRVALVAEPMNHHPEWFNVYNRVDVTLSTHDAKGLTRRDIELAQRMDQLAAGLAKA
- a CDS encoding GFA family protein; the protein is MQDSETFTGGCACGQLTFRAHGAPKRVGLCHCMTCRKTTGSVFNAFAIFPADRVTISGESRSWEAMPGGQRRFCPQCGSLVVYSDGGGEIEIMLGAFDRTDLFRPTYEAWTKRRESWLCTPDLIGYPENRGDVTS
- the rlmN gene encoding 23S rRNA (adenine(2503)-C(2))-methyltransferase RlmN, whose amino-acid sequence is MNVVAGAAPGGASLVGLTRDQLKDSLAAIGVPERELKMRVAQIWNWIYFRGAKDFSEMSNVGKELRARLSQAYTLARPQVVSEQVSKDGTRKWLIRMASTGPLDKGAEIECVYIPEVDRGTLCVSSQVGCTLTCSFCHTGTQRLVRNLTSAEIVAQLIVARDSIGDWPHATPPEGAFVPTDGGRFVSNIVFMGMGEPLYNIDNVVDAIGVLSDNEGLGLSRRRITVSTSGVVPQMERLGSDANTMLAISLHAVRDDLRDVLVPINRKYDIKQLLDACRAYPGLSNARRITFEYVMLKGVNDSDADARELVRLLKGIPAKINLIPFNPWPGSKYECSDWERIERFSEIVYRAGYASPVRTPRGRDILAACGQLKSETEKLRARARMMAEQGIGAEGVYAVGNGE